CTGACATCGAAGGTTGACCTCCATGACTCTTCACGGCGACACTGAAACCATTCCTCCTGACTCGCTACCCACTGTGGAACGCTCCCACCGCCGGGCGTGGGCCGTCACGGCCATGCTCGTTGCCTTGGCCCTGGTGAACTGGGCCGACAAAGCCGTACTCGGTCTGGTCGCCGTCCCATTGATGGAAGATCTGAACATCAACGCCAGCCAGTACGGTCTGCTGGCCAGTTCGATCTATTTCCTGTTCTCCCTGGCCGCGGTTGGAGCCGGATTCCTTGCCAACAAGCGCAGCATGAAGTGGCTACTGTTCATCATGGTCGCGATCTGGTCGGTCAGCCAGTTCTCAATCTGGTTGGCTCCGGGTTTCGCAGTCATTCTGATATCGCGGATCGTGCTCGGTCTCGGCGAAGGCCCGTCAGCCGGCCTGTCGTTTCACACGGCCACCCAATGGTTTCGAGACAACGAACGTACCTTTCCCATCGCGCTGCAAAACGTCGGCGCCTTCGGCGGTATCGCCGTCGCAGCACCAGCACTGACCTGGGTCATCAGCAACCACGATTGGCACTGGGCTTTCTTCGCTGTAGGTGTCGCCGGAATTGTCTGGATGGGCATCTGGTACTTCGTGGGCAAAGACGGCCCGTACACCGGATCAGCGAAGAGCGCCGAACTGAGCGGCTCCGTTTTCGAAGGAACCGGCAGAGTTCCCTACAAGACCCTGCTGCTGAGTCGCACCTACATCGGTACCGTCTGCGTGGGTCTGGCCGCCTACTGGGCGCTCGCCATCGTTTCAGCCTGGCTTCCCGCATTCCTACGCAAGGCACAGGGCTACTCGGCGCAAGGAGCATCGACCATCGTCATGTCGGTATCCTTGACGGCAATCTTCTTCCTCATCACTCAGGCGTTCACCACCCGAACCATGATGAAAAATGGCGTCAGCAGTCGCTTCGCGCGTGGATTCATGGCCGCCGGCAGCGTAACCCTCGCTGGCATCTTCATCGTCATCAGCACGCAACTCGCCCCAGGCATCTGGCAGATCGTCGCGCTCTGTATCGGTTTCGGACTCGGCCTG
This genomic window from Rhodococcus sp. KBS0724 contains:
- a CDS encoding MFS transporter — encoded protein: MTLHGDTETIPPDSLPTVERSHRRAWAVTAMLVALALVNWADKAVLGLVAVPLMEDLNINASQYGLLASSIYFLFSLAAVGAGFLANKRSMKWLLFIMVAIWSVSQFSIWLAPGFAVILISRIVLGLGEGPSAGLSFHTATQWFRDNERTFPIALQNVGAFGGIAVAAPALTWVISNHDWHWAFFAVGVAGIVWMGIWYFVGKDGPYTGSAKSAELSGSVFEGTGRVPYKTLLLSRTYIGTVCVGLAAYWALAIVSAWLPAFLRKAQGYSAQGASTIVMSVSLTAIFFLITQAFTTRTMMKNGVSSRFARGFMAAGSVTLAGIFIVISTQLAPGIWQIVALCIGFGLGLVAFTTGATLISEFVPVLQRGAALGIYVAVITLSGVICPTVFGWIVDAAGDGSGYTEAFIVSGVLVLIGGIAGLLLINPGREADRIRRLLQPSDPIGH